Proteins encoded in a region of the Pseudomonas sp. PDNC002 genome:
- a CDS encoding VOC family protein — MSTASVELKVFVPARDFALSQQFYKDLGFTSPWSSEELAYFHHGDHCAFLLQNFYVKEFAENLMLHLLVEDADAWYAKLRDSGLAERYGVRLGALEDQPWKMRDFTLHDPSGVLWRIGHNLD, encoded by the coding sequence ATGAGCACTGCCAGCGTTGAACTGAAAGTCTTCGTCCCCGCCCGCGATTTCGCACTCTCCCAGCAGTTCTACAAGGACCTGGGCTTCACCTCGCCGTGGAGTTCCGAGGAGCTTGCCTACTTCCACCACGGCGATCACTGCGCCTTCCTGCTGCAGAACTTTTACGTCAAGGAATTCGCCGAGAATCTGATGCTGCACCTGCTGGTGGAAGATGCCGACGCCTGGTACGCGAAGCTGCGCGACTCCGGCCTGGCCGAGCGCTACGGCGTCCGCCTTGGCGCACTGGAAGACCAGCCGTGGAAGATGCGCGACTTCACCCTGCACGACCCGAGCGGCGTGCTTTGGCGGATCGGGCATAACCTCGATTGA
- a CDS encoding aldehyde dehydrogenase family protein: protein MRDQLYINGQWVRPDLGGRFTSFDPATGQPLREVPAATEEDVDHAVRAARTAFNRGWGQSRGAERAEWLEALAGELERNQDSLAELEVRDNGKPLPEAQWDVADAIGCFRYYADLARELDERQDQTLPLPDERFRCRIRQEPVGVAGQIIPWNYPLLMAAWKVAPALAAGATCVLKPSELTPLSALELAAAADAIGLPAGVLNVLPGLGAEAGGPLSQHPGVDKLAFTGSVPTGSRIMSAAAQDIKNVSLELGGKSAFIVFDDSDIEAAVEWILFGIFWNQGQVCSATSRLLVQEGIAPRLIERLVEATRAITIGNGMEPGVLLGPLVSQGQHEKVLGFVDKGRASGARLLTGGKRPAGLEQGWFMEPAIFDEPAEDALIWREEIFGPVLCVKRFKTEAEALRLANDSRFGLAGAVMSGDPQRAARVADGLRAGIVWVNCSQPTFTQAPWGGMKHSGIGRELGVWGLENYLEVKQVTEYVSDQPWGWYLKG from the coding sequence ATGCGCGACCAGCTCTACATCAACGGGCAGTGGGTCAGGCCGGACCTGGGCGGCCGTTTCACCAGCTTCGACCCGGCCACCGGCCAGCCGCTGCGCGAAGTACCGGCGGCCACCGAGGAAGACGTCGACCATGCCGTGCGCGCGGCGCGTACCGCGTTCAATCGTGGCTGGGGGCAGAGCCGCGGCGCCGAGCGCGCGGAGTGGCTGGAGGCGCTGGCCGGGGAGCTGGAACGCAACCAGGATTCGCTGGCCGAACTGGAAGTGCGCGACAACGGCAAGCCGCTGCCCGAGGCGCAATGGGACGTGGCCGACGCCATCGGCTGTTTCCGCTATTACGCCGATCTGGCGCGGGAGCTGGACGAGCGCCAGGACCAGACTCTGCCACTGCCCGACGAACGCTTCCGCTGCCGTATCCGCCAGGAGCCGGTGGGCGTGGCGGGGCAGATCATCCCCTGGAACTACCCGCTGCTGATGGCGGCGTGGAAGGTCGCGCCGGCCCTGGCAGCGGGCGCCACCTGCGTGCTCAAGCCATCCGAGCTGACGCCGCTGAGCGCCCTGGAACTGGCCGCCGCGGCGGACGCGATCGGGCTGCCGGCCGGCGTGCTGAACGTGCTGCCGGGGCTGGGCGCGGAGGCTGGTGGGCCGCTGAGCCAGCATCCCGGCGTGGACAAGCTGGCCTTCACCGGCAGCGTGCCAACCGGCTCGCGGATCATGTCGGCGGCAGCCCAGGACATCAAGAACGTCAGCCTGGAGCTGGGCGGCAAGTCGGCCTTCATCGTCTTCGACGACAGCGATATCGAGGCGGCGGTGGAATGGATTCTCTTCGGCATCTTCTGGAACCAGGGTCAGGTGTGCAGCGCCACCTCGCGCCTGCTGGTGCAGGAGGGCATCGCCCCGCGCCTGATCGAGCGTCTGGTGGAAGCGACCCGCGCCATCACCATCGGCAACGGCATGGAACCGGGCGTGCTGCTCGGCCCGCTGGTCAGCCAGGGGCAGCACGAGAAGGTGCTCGGTTTCGTCGACAAGGGCCGCGCTAGCGGCGCCCGCCTGCTCACCGGCGGCAAGCGTCCGGCGGGGCTGGAGCAGGGCTGGTTCATGGAGCCGGCGATCTTCGACGAGCCGGCCGAGGACGCGCTGATCTGGCGCGAGGAAATCTTCGGCCCGGTGCTCTGCGTGAAGCGCTTCAAGACCGAGGCCGAGGCCCTGCGCCTGGCCAACGACAGCCGCTTCGGCCTGGCCGGCGCGGTGATGTCGGGCGACCCGCAGCGTGCCGCGCGGGTAGCGGATGGGCTGCGGGCGGGGATCGTCTGGGTGAACTGCTCGCAACCCACCTTCACCCAGGCGCCCTGGGGCGGCATGAAGCACAGCGGCATCGGCCGCGAGCTGGGCGTGTGGGGGCTGGAGAACTACCTGGAGGTGAAGCAGGTGACGGAGTACGTCTCGGATCAGCCGTGGGGGTGGTACCTGAAGGGCTGA